A genomic region of Lasioglossum baleicum chromosome 16, iyLasBale1, whole genome shotgun sequence contains the following coding sequences:
- the Mdh1 gene encoding malate dehydrogenase 1: MTEPINVVVTGAAGQIAYSLLYQLAAGSVFGPNQPVILRLLDIPVAMSVLDGVVMELQDLALPLLRGIVPTADPAVAFKDVAAAFLVGAMPRKEGMERKDLLAANVKIFKVQGEALDKYARKDVKVLVVGNPANTNALICSHYAPSIPKENFTAMTRLDQNRAQAALAARLGVQVDEVKNVIIWGNHSSTQYPDASHATVASTKTPVTNAVNDEKWLNTTFVETIQKRGAAVIAARKMSSAMSAAKAAGDHMRDWWMGTNPGEWVSMGVLSDGSYGIPKDVVFSFPVTIQNKQYKIVDGLKINDFARSKLTVTAKELEEERAEANTVLQQK; this comes from the exons ATG ACGGAACCAATTAATGTGGTGGTTACGGGAGCTGCTGGGCAGATCGCCTACTCCCTGCTGTACCAGCTTGCGGCTGGTTCAGTTTTTGGTCCGAACCAACCGGTCATTCTCCGTTTATTAGATATCCCGGTTGCGATGAGCGTACTGGATGGAGTAGTTATGGAGCTGCAAGACTTGGCTCTTCCTCTTTTGAGAG GAATTGTGCCAACTGCTGATCCAGCTGTGGCTTTCAAGGACGTTGCTGCTGCCTTCCTTGTCGGCGCAATGCCACGAAAAGAAGGAATGGAGCGCAAAGATCTCCTAGCTGCCAACGTAAAAATATTCAAAGTCCAAGGGGAGGCTTTGGATAAATACGCTAGGAAAGATGTTAAGGTGTTGGTCGTCGGAAATCCAGCCAATACAAACGCTTTGATTTGTTCCCACTATGCACCGTCTATTCCAAAAGAAAACTTCACTGCCATGACTAGATTGGACCAAAATCGTGCTCAAGCAGCATTGGCAGCGCGATTGGGTGTCCAG GTTGACGAAGTGAAGAACGTAATTATTTGGGGTAACCATAGTTCGACTCAATATCCTGATGCCAGTCACGCCACTGTTGCATCTACCAAAACTCCAGTAACTAATGCTGTGAACGATGAAAAATGGTTGAACACTACTTTCGTCGAGACAATTCAGAAACGCGGCGCGGCTGTGATAGCTGCGAGGAAAATGTCCTCCGCGATGTCTGCCGCGAAAGCAGCCGGTGATCATATGAGAGACTGGTGGATGGGTACCAACCCAGGAGAATGGGTTAGCATGGGTGTTCTGTCTGACGGCAGCTATGGAATCCCGAAGGATGTTGTATTCTCTTTCCCAGTAaccatacaaaataaacaatacaAAATCGTCGAT GGCCTTAAGATCAACGATTTTGCAAGATCCAAGCTGACTGTTACGGCTAAAGAATTGGAAGAAGAACGTGCGGAAGCGAATACTGTATTACAACAAAAGTGA